The nucleotide window TCCCCTCTGCCCGGTCGCCCGGATACCTCGTGCACGATGTTGGTTATCTCGTTTACAAACGGACGAGAGACTCGGGAGCTTCCAGGAGCTGATATAGGTGTTAGCGATGTGTTCACTGTTGTTGCCTTCATTTtcaggctgctgctcacCTACCTGAAGCAACCATcatctcttcatcctcaATTGGGAATGTGCAGAGTCGGCATCGTGGAGGGACACGGTAACCGACCcactcatcatcctcagGATGACGGCTTCCAGTATCGGATACGAAGCTGGATCTTTGTCGACGATGACATGACGTTAGCAGATTGAAGGCGGATGAGAGAATAGAGGACATGGAAAGAAAGGTGAGAATGTCAATCTTCAAAATAAAGTTGGTTGAGGGAAGTGAAGGCAACCAAGACCTAGATGTCGAAGATATCAGTTATCCTGGATGATGTACATATCCTCGCCTGCCACCTCATCCAAGCCACCGGCCTAGACACTGCCAAGGTGTAGCCTCCCCTCAGGTGTGTCCAAGACAAACTAGCCGCGGAGGCTGTGGCAGTCAATGAACTCGAAAATAAGAGCAAGGTAGACCGCCTTTTCCCGCTACCTAACTACTGTCTGTGTTTGTTGCCTACTTATTGTGTTGGCGAGGTGGAAatgagagccccacttcTACATCACAATCCTCCTACTCGGTCTCATATTGCAATCAGTTCACATCGAGACAACCGCCAAAAGAACAAGGAGAATTCCACAACCTGCTTTTCTATTACTACCTAGATTTAGTAACTCCACGGTACGATATTACCACAAAAACAGCAAAACATCACAAACTCCTATTCCCTGCTTCCTGTGTTGAGTTTCAGGCCCTTGATATCCTTAATCCCAGGTTATTCCAAAATCAGCCCGACAGAAAGGAAATGCCCCACCCTGGATCCCTCTCTACCCATGACTGCTCTTCGACCCatgatcctcctccccagtctCACCGTACATCTCGCGCTAAAAACAAAGACACAGTAATCAGCAAATCATGTTCTCATTTCTTCATGTCCCCAAGAAGCCCTCATTCTGGATGATGATaccgctcctcctcatcctcctcctccgcctcagtCCCCTCACTGATCACCCCCAtaataccaccaccaccacccgcaacCTGCACATACCCATACGCCAGGTCCGGCCCCAACACCTCCGTaggcggcagcagcggcgggtACTCTCTCGGCGGAGGGGCAGGAGGCAGCGGGGGCAACGGCCGGTCCAGCCTCAGAATCTCATCATAAGGGGACAAGGGATCAACGCCAAACTCATGGGAATGAAAGCCTACCATTGCCCTCGCCATCCAGGCCAAAtcctccgccctcgtcgCCTCCGACGaccccccatccatctcaccCGACACCACAGCATTCTCATCCGTAGCAGCCGGCGAATAAAGTGACCTCACACtcttcaaactcctcccactGCTGCTCAACCCCCCCGGGCCCCGACTACTGCTCGGTCGAGCAGTCACACTCGGCCTGCCCAAACTACTCGGCAACGACTTTGagctcccactccccctcttAATAGTCGAATACCTCGACCCCGTCCAAACACTCGCACTCCCCTCTTCTACACtgctcgccatcttcccATACGCATAActgctcctcttctcaaaatccgccgccgccaccgccgccgcaaccGCGCTCCGCCTCGGCCCGTAATCCGAACAAGAATAATGCCCCGGCGCCGACGACCCGTCCGGAATGTGAAACCTCTTATCAAACCGCGAGACCGCATAGacatacaccaccaccagctcaaTCCCAAAATTAAAACAATAATACGGCGCCTTGCCGTGATACCAAGCCGGGTTGCTCACCGGCCTAGGATAGTACGCAATCACCGCCCTGAAGATGgcccccgccgccagcaacaaaGCAGTAAACGTCAAAAGCGCAAACTTTGTCCGGAAGtgcccctccccaaacttgTCAATCTTGGTCCGTCTCGGTACAACCGCCGCCAACGTCACCAACGGGATCGGCAAAAACGCAAAGACGGCCAGGTACGTCGCGCAAAAGAGCTGAATGTTCCGATcaatcatcctcacccccggGTCCTGCGTGAAAAAGCTCTGGACCGTTACGCTGATAACCATGACGAGCAACGCAATCAGACTCCCAAACAGGACCCTAAACAGCCAGGTGATACTCTTGCTCCAGCCAAAAAAGGGGTGATAGGCCCGGATGATTCTTTGCGCAAAAATCAAGTTGGTGATGAATAAGATGAGCACCCCAGCCGCGGTGAAGATTTGCGAGGCAATCGCAACGTTGACATCCCTCGGTTTGGACGCCCAGACTATTCTCATGGATAGGGCGACGATACGCGCCATGCAGAAACCGAAGAGCAGGACCGAGAAAAAGAACTTGTACGATCTCCGACGGTTGCGCTGGAAGATGGTCATGTTTGTTGCCGCGCCTGCTacgaagagggcgaggaagatggcgcAGATGGGGATGTCGGGAGTGAGGCCGGGGACACCGcccgaggcggcggtggggggtgggaaggggcCATTGCCTGCGATTCGGGGCTAGAAAAGAGATAAGTTGATGTGAGAATACCCGATCAAGACAGGAAGCAACATACCGCTCCCGCCCCTGTAGCAGCCGGTGCAGCTGGTGCAGTTGACGGCGCCGTCGGCGCGGCATAAGTAGAATTGGACATTCCTGCCCTCCTTCACCGTATCTAGTCCACTCAGGACCTGATATCATCCAAATAAGAAAGCAGTAAGAAAGCAGTAAGAAAGCAGCGCCACTGAACGAACGATTGGCCTCGGGGAACCGAATTACCTAGAAACTCGCCAAGCTCTCAGTCCCAATGTATATATGAACTGGTCAGGGACGATCAACACAGCTCAAAATAAATCGCCAAGATGCGAGAGAACCCAGAatcagaagaggaagaatgaAAGAGTAAGAGGGAAAAAACGGGTCACGAATCGGTAAACGGATTTCAACTCACCGGGCGCCCACGCCTCGATCTCTGACCCGAGATGCAGATTGCGTTCGTCCCCGCCTCAAAACAGAGGGTGAAGGAACCAACAcgtcaacctcttcttctcctgcacGCCCGAACCACAAAACCTTCAGCACGAAAAGAAATTAAAGGAGCGAACAATGCAGCTAGAaaactcaacaacaaaaacctGTAACCGAGCAGCGGGAAACTAGAGGGCTGGGGACACTGTCAAGGTATAAGAAGCAGGCCGTAGCGGCGATCGGCGGCGCTTCTTTGCTTGTTTGTTGACATCCATCGTTGCTCTCCCCGTCGGATGCTACTATCCCGGCGGTTGCGTTCAAAAATGCTCTGGGTTCAGACTTGTTTAGCGGGTCAGGTTTACCCAGGGACCTTTATTGAGAGATAGACCTCCTTCAGTGTTCAGACACTCATTGTAGACGAACCGACCGCTCGGTTTCATGTTAGCCGGTCTTAGCTCTCCCAGAAACAGAAAGGCTTGCCCTAATCATGGTTAGCAATCCGTCCAGAAGAGCTCATTTTGTTTTGCTGAAAAGAGTATTGAGGGAACAAGAGGAAGCTTGCCAacggtggtgttgacgaGGCGTGACGATACCGTGTCTTCATACCAGTATCTCGGGCTCCCAATTAGCACGACCGATCTCGAGTTAGGCCTCGCGCGGTCCTCTGCTCGCATAACGGTCTGGTGTTGTGGTATGATTTGACTTCGGACGGATCGAACCCGAGGCTGCAGACGGCATGAGAAAGCCTCGGCCAGCGAGAAGCTGCGGCTGGCTTCGGTGTTGTTCATCAGCTACATCGCTCGTTGCCCAGAGTAACCGGACCGCCGGGTTTGAAAAGACCGCGCGCTGTCCTGCTGGAAATGGAAGTCAAGGTTGCGACTTTGGccaagatgaggatgacgagcaACTCCTTCCCAAGTTCATATTTCGCTGAAAACCTTGATCTGTACCTTCCGTGTCATCCAGCACGCCTTCCATACCTATCAAAgatcctcttccccttcgccctcttcctccacaaaCCCTCAATGCGGATGTTCTCATGGTGATTTCCCTAGGACTCTGTCAAATTTCCATCAGCCAATCCGTTATCACAAAGACCCCTGGATatggtgttgatgcttgAACTGCTGTTATTCAAGCCCATGTGCATGTCCTGGAGGCCTTCAGCAATATCGCCGGGTTATTTCAAATTAGCAGTACTCATCCTATATCTTTGATCCAACACGAGAGAGATTTTTGCCTGTTTATCGCCCTGTAATAACTTCCGTCAGTTGGGTTATCAGCTTTGTTTCATTCTGAAATAAACATACCATATACGCCTAGCCCCATTCTCTTTTCGAgattcctcgtcttcctttCCACACAAACATCTTTCATCACTTTTCACTGCAAAAGCCAAAGTCCCAAGGTCGAGAAAAAAATGCCCATTCACCTGGCCAGCCTAGTCTAATCCCGTTCTTCTAAGTGCTGCAAACGAGATGTGAAGATGGGATGCACCTATTCAAGTCACTTCGCTACCGAGGCCACCGGATGTGAAACTGAAACAGGTGCCTGTTTTTCCTTGTGCTCAAGAGGCAAGTCGGACCATCTTGCAGTTGATACATTGGGCATTGTAGTCTGTCAGCCGCCTCCAAGTGATCCTCGCTTTTCGCTCTCCGACCTCGACGGGTATTCTGACAAGTGAACCATGGAATTGTATCAATAGACGCTTTGCCTCCCTTATTAGTATGCAATCACCGCAGAGGGAACTGCGATGCTCCAAGTCTAGGTCAGCTGATCAAAGGAAGTAATCCGGAGTCCCTGCGTGTCGTCATTAGCATGGTTCAAGATTGAGGTCAAAGGGTTCCTTACGGCGAGAGACCATAGGCTCACCGGCCCGAGGGCAGGGATCAAATTGCAAGCTGTGAAGTGTTAGTGTTGCTCTCCACTCAAACTTGCTCTGCAAGAGCACATACAATGTGTATTTCAAGTGTTCGTCAATCTCCATTATCGCAGCTTGGTTACCGCATCTGTAGCAGTAATTGGGCGCTGTGGCATATTAGTAACCTGTCATTCCCCAACAAACCGAGAGcaacccaaacaaaaccTACCAGAGAAGATTGTGACAACATTTCGGTCTTGTGACCAGTTGTAACCTTCCATCACAAGCTGATGCGCGCGGGCAATCAGCGTCAAGccgttgttgtggttgaaAGCCTCCGAGATATCCTGGCCGAACGTATACCCGGCGCCACGGGGGGAAATACCCCAGCCGCAGCGGTCATCAGGGTCCGACCAAAGGAGATCGCACATCGGGCCCTCATGAGGCACTTCTTGAATCCGATCGAGAGCTTTGATGTTATCGAGGGTATCGATACTAGGCGAAAGACCGCCGTGCAGACAGAAGATCTGGTTGTCGATGAGGGCGGTGAGGGGGAGATAATCGAAGAGATCGGTAAAGTACTTCCAGACATTAGCATTACCGTACTTGCGAAGGCACTCGTCGTAGAAGCCGTAGACCTGGGTGATCTGGCGCGACTCGTGGTTGCCTCGGAGGATGGTAATTCGTTTGGGGTATCTAATCTTGAGCgcgacgaggagggtgacCGTCTCGACCGAGTAGTAACCTCTGTCGACATAGTCTCCTGTAGACAACCAGATGGGTTAGAATCCCGACTGTCATGGTCACCTGCCGAGGCATTGCGAAGCGAGGGTCGAGGGTGCCATACCCATGAAGAGATAATTGGTATCGGGATTGGGACCGCCAATCTTGAACAACTCCATAAGATCGTGAAACTGGCCGTGGATGTCACCGCACACCGTGACTGGGCATTTCTATCCATCCAAACAAAACATAAGCCTTGAACGCTACAGATGTGATGGCGGGAAACTTTAGGTGTAGATCGGATATACATACGACAGGTTGTACGTTGGATTCTCCCTGGAGAACCTCACGTGCCTAAAACCGTCAGACCGTCAGCGACTATTTCATCGTCATTGTGTTGtgtggccatcaaggtgtaTCGACATGTGCACGCGACCACAGGCTCCTTTGGCAGATGGTGGTAGGTTGCAAGGTCGGTAGccaaggcggggaggggcCATGGTCGGCGCGCGACGAtagaaagggggagggggcagcAGAGGTAGAGAAAACAATCCAACGGACCTTCTCGCACAATCTGTGCACATCCGACTCGGTCAGCTGCTTGCAGGCCATCAGGCTCTCGATCCAACCATCCAGAGTAGGGATGGTGGTTTCCTGAACCTGGACAGGTGGCAGGTCGGTGGGAGCGCGCCCGACATCCTCCATGGTCGTATCCATTATGACGATTGCTCTGTAACTCTAGAAGACggtgtcgatggtggtgggtgtgctCGACAACagaatggtgatgatgctaaTTGCAGTGCGGGAATACTGGGAGTGCTGGGAATGCTGGGGGCAGTGTGGTTCGCGAGAGAGAACTGGAAGTAGCAACGCAATGACGTTAGGTTGCGAGTCCACAGGCGCGGCGCGGCTTGCTCTCCTCTCTGCTGGGCTCAAAAttgggcaggtggtggtgggtaggTGGGAGAGAGCTGGTGGCAAGTCGCAGTTGAGGCTTCTCCAACAAAGAATCAATTGGCACGCAGCTCGGGGGTCGGCCAAAAACACGTCGCTTACACCGTTAATAACAACACAGTGTGGGGGAGAACGATACAGAGGGTATATCAGCGGGCAATCGTGAAGTTGTTCCGCGCAAAGGAGAGAGGTGCTGTGCTGTGGAAATTGCGGAGAGGGCGCTTGTCAGCTCTGGGCTGCCACCAGCTGCAAGGCCCAACGcgggttggaggtgggatgtTGGGTGAGCATTCCTGGACTTGCCCCGCCTCCTTATTCCCAGCAAGGCGGTGAGTCGTCTAGCCAATCACAGTGCATTATTCATTGCTTGACAGGCAGCTCTCTCAGCCTTGTATATATTGCCCTGATTGTATGTTTGTGTATCTTTCTGGTTCCAAACCCATTTTATCTCACAATAATAAGTCTACATTATTTTTCGTTACCACTATAACCACACCAAAAGCCCCCCAACACACCTCAGGAGATAAACAAATCCCCCATACACCTATTAGGCTCAAGACAAGCCCAAGCCAACCGGCCCGTTAGAGCCGCTCTCGGCCCCGGTCTTGACATTCTGTCCGACTAGATTGCGAAAGTCCAGGCCAACCTCAGACAGCATGTCGGAATGTTCCTTGGCTCGATCCATGCATTGAACCCACACCTCGTCGCCTTCTTCGGTACTGCTGAGCTGCCGAGCAAGGATTCCGTTGAAGGCATCcacttcctccttggcccATTTGACACATGCGCTCATCATGGGAGGCGGGAAACACGCCTGGAAACAGCTGACGGTGTTTCGTATGATGGTGAAATAAACAAATGAGATCTCCCAGATGTACAGATGCAAGTCGCCCTTGAAGATGCATTGTCTGTGTCATGGTTAGCTGCGTAATCCAAACATTTCTCTCCATTAAAATCGACTTACCTAGATCGCTTTTGGATAATGTCACTGCGGGCCTCCAGATACGCCTCTCTGGCACGGTCTTCAAAATCGAGGCGCGTTAACCAAGAAACATTCTGCTTGGTCTTccgctggtggtgatgcgtGGAAGTGAGCTCACGGGCAATCAAGGCCGCCAGCTTGGCACACCTCTCCTCAACTTTGAAGGTGATAAAGTCATGCGCAATGGCGTTCTTACGTAGACCCAACGCTAAGCTCTTCAACTTTTCGATGCGGGCGACTGCCAGTTCAATCTGCTGGAGAGCGATATTGATATCTAGCTCATCCATCTCGCTCTCGACCCAGCGAAGGTTCTGCTGCTTCCCATCGACCTCAATGAGCATATCCTTGATATCGGACAACGTCTCGAGCAGCTCAGTCTTTTGCAAGAGACCAGGATCGCGCGACGCAAAATAGTTGATggtctccttggccttgttggtggcttCTCTTTCAGACTGGAGGTTCCTGCGCAATTCCTCCACAGTCTTGCGAATGTTGAGAATCAGCGTTCCCTTTTCAGGATCTTCCGGTTTCTCTGTCCGGTAAATAAAAGACTCGtttcctccaccgccgcgaACCATGATGGCATCGGCCAACTTGTTCCTACCAGCTGACGAATCGCCTGTCCCAGccatatccaccacctccacgtCCAACAAATGCGAGCACCGGTCAGCCACCAGCTTCGTCATTGGACCCCTCCCATCAGCCCCCCCAGGTCCATCCGTTTTCCGCTTCTTGCGAGACGCGATTAGGAGGTGGTCGTTCAGGAGGAATATTTGCATAGACCGTCTAGACTTGTAGGTCGCATTATCGAGCTCTACCCACGGACCTGCATTTTGAACAACATGACGACCAGGGATGTTCGGTAGAAATTTCTGAGAGCCTTCTACGTTCTTGTAGAGCGCTTGCATCTGCGCGCTCCAGAGTGCCGTTCGATCAGCGACAGAGCTGCGCTTGTCCCGCTTGCTGAGCCCTGAAGGTATCTCATTGTTGAAGCTAACGGGTTCGGTACTATTGGAAGCCGAGCGAagtgctgtggtgttggtCTTTAACTCCGACATCAGGTTCTTGAGAGTGCGCATCTCgcccttgagcttctcggcctccttgctGATTTTGATGAACTGTGTGCGGTTCTGGTAGACATTTTGTTGCAAGTCAATCGAGGCGCGGCTCTTTAGCTGGCGCAAAGCAATCTCATACTCGCGAATCTCGTCCTCGGTGGCTTCACTAAGGATCTCGGCGACATAGTTCTCGGCAACAAGGTTCGCATCTCGAAGAGCCCTGACATCGACTTCGGGTGTAGCTCCTACCTTTCGACCGCTCTCACCTCCTCTAGACGGCGGGGGCCGGCGGTCTTGAGCCTGGGCTTGAACATACTGGTCGAGGTTGCTGAGAGCTGGCATCGGGTTGGCGGTTGGATCGAAATCGGTGGGGAGCTGGTTGAAGCGGGTCGAGTATCTCCGTTTTACAAGATCAGACGTCTTTTTTCCAAGCAGGCTGTCAGTCAGGGAGCACAGAAATGTAGTACCAAAGCGGCTGCGAACTCACCTTTCCACTGCTCTGCGGCGGGGGTCGGGGCCGCGCAGGCGGGGCCTCTTCCGCGATGGACCGGGACCCGGACCTCTGAGAGCTCGCATCATTTTGCTGCAAGATTGGCCCGGAGATCTTGATGGGGGCTGCCTTGTTCTTCCTCTTTCCGCCGCTTCGCAGCGATATCTTGAGCCTATCCCGATCTTCAGACATGGTGGGCGATTGGCACAACAACAAGGGATAAAAGTACAAGCCAAAGCCAGAAGCCAGAGGGATAAACCGGAGGCAAAGTTAATAGAGAAACGACGCTGTTCTGCTCAACAGAAACACGAGCTTGTGACAAGACAACAAGCGTCAACCTCCTTGGCTACAGGCGCgcaggctgttgttgatggcttCAAATTCACAAGGCCGACTCCCTCCAACCACAAGCGACGTTCCCCTGCGTTTCAACCAGTGGAGCTAGATGATGCAGCCGCTTGGACCGTGCGCTTTACATACCTACGCTAGCGTCATCGCCCCGCCTGGACTCTCTGGCCCGGGTCCCGTGGACAGAGCTTGGCAGTGAACCTGGATCTCGGCCGGCAAACGGAATGAAAAATTACCAGCGGCACACTGCGAACCTTCAGCAGACTGCAGCTCagctcccacctcccacttcccaccacccatccagcCATCCATTTCAAGCTACCATCTAACCCGATCTCTCCCCGCCTTGATCTCGGTTTCCAGTTGCGCCCCTCGGCCAGAACCTCGCCAGCTCACTATTTATCAACCCGCCTCTACCCCTCACCACAAATAATAAGCCTCTGTTACAATGGAGTCTTCAGCGACAAGACCTGCCGTCATTGCTGTGGCCGCGGTTGCTACTGGTCTCTTGGGTGTGTTCCAGCCCGTCCCAACTTCCCacatcccatccctccctgCACCAGGCCGCAAAAAAAGCTAACTGCCCTCCTCACAGCCTACGCCGTCTACTTCGACTACCGTCGCCGCAGCAGCGCCGAGTTCAGGAGGGAATTGCGCCGCAACGACCGCCGCCAGGCTCGCAGCGCGAAGGAGCAGGCCCTCATCGATGCCGAGGCCCAGAAGCAAGCCATCTACCTCGCCGTAGACGAAGCCAAGGCCGAGGGCTTCCCCGACAActcggaggagaaggaggcctACTTCCTCGAGCAGGTTCAGATCGGTGAgaccctcgccgccgaccCCTCCAAGGCTCTCGAGGCCGCCCTCGGCTTCTACAAAGCTCTCAAGGTCTACCCCACCCCTGGTGACCTGATCAACATCTACGACAAGACTGTCTCCAAGGTAAGAATG belongs to Podospora bellae-mahoneyi strain CBS 112042 chromosome 6, whole genome shotgun sequence and includes:
- the TOM20 gene encoding mitochondrial import receptor subunit tom20 (COG:U; EggNog:ENOG503P2QG) — encoded protein: MESSATRPAVIAVAAVATGLLAYAVYFDYRRRSSAEFRRELRRNDRRQARSAKEQALIDAEAQKQAIYLAVDEAKAEGFPDNSEEKEAYFLEQVQIGETLAADPSKALEAALGFYKALKVYPTPGDLINIYDKTVSKPILDILAEMIAYDGALKIGTNYTGPPGVDMAALMREMEEMGVNPADMD
- the PPH1 gene encoding Serine/threonine-protein phosphatase PP2A catalytic subunit (COG:T; EggNog:ENOG503NU6N), which translates into the protein MDTTMEDVGRAPTDLPPVQVQETTIPTLDGWIESLMACKQLTESDVHRLCEKAREVLQGESNVQPVKCPVTVCGDIHGQFHDLMELFKIGGPNPDTNYLFMGDYVDRGYYSVETVTLLVALKIRYPKRITILRGNHESRQITQVYGFYDECLRKYGNANVWKYFTDLFDYLPLTALIDNQIFCLHGGLSPSIDTLDNIKALDRIQEVPHEGPMCDLLWSDPDDRCGWGISPRGAGYTFGQDISEAFNHNNGLTLIARAHQLVMEGYNWSQDRNVVTIFSAPNYCYRCGNQAAIMEIDEHLKYTFLQFDPCPRAGEPMVSRRKEPFDLNLEPC
- the EXO84 gene encoding exocyst complex component exo84 (COG:U; EggNog:ENOG503NXG5); amino-acid sequence: MSEDRDRLKISLRSGGKRKNKAAPIKISGPILQQNDASSQRSGSRSIAEEAPPARPRPPPQSSGKTSDLVKRRYSTRFNQLPTDFDPTANPMPALSNLDQYVQAQAQDRRPPPSRGGESGRKVGATPEVDVRALRDANLVAENYVAEILSEATEDEIREYEIALRQLKSRASIDLQQNVYQNRTQFIKISKEAEKLKGEMRTLKNLMSELKTNTTALRSASNSTEPVSFNNEIPSGLSKRDKRSSVADRTALWSAQMQALYKNVEGSQKFLPNIPGRHVVQNAGPWVELDNATYKSRRSMQIFLLNDHLLIASRKKRKTDGPGGADGRGPMTKLVADRCSHLLDVEVVDMAGTGDSSAGRNKLADAIMVRGGGGNESFIYRTEKPEDPEKGTLILNIRKTVEELRRNLQSEREATNKAKETINYFASRDPGLLQKTELLETLSDIKDMLIEVDGKQQNLRWVESEMDELDINIALQQIELAVARIEKLKSLALGLRKNAIAHDFITFKVEERCAKLAALIARELTSTHHHQRKTKQNVSWLTRLDFEDRAREAYLEARSDIIQKRSRQCIFKGDLHLYIWEISFVYFTIIRNTVSCFQACFPPPMMSACVKWAKEEVDAFNGILARQLSSTEEGDEVWVQCMDRAKEHSDMLSEVGLDFRNLVGQNVKTGAESGSNGPVGLGLS
- a CDS encoding hypothetical protein (EggNog:ENOG503NUNN; COG:S) is translated as MSNSTYAAPTAPSTAPAAPAATGAGAPRIAGNGPFPPPTAASGGVPGLTPDIPICAIFLALFVAGAATNMTIFQRNRRRSYKFFFSVLLFGFCMARIVALSMRIVWASKPRDVNVAIASQIFTAAGVLILFITNLIFAQRIIRAYHPFFGWSKSITWLFRVLFGSLIALLVMVISVTVQSFFTQDPGVRMIDRNIQLFCATYLAVFAFLPIPLVTLAAVVPRRTKIDKFGEGHFRTKFALLTFTALLLAAGAIFRAVIAYYPRPVSNPAWYHGKAPYYCFNFGIELVVVYVYAVSRFDKRFHIPDGSSAPGHYSCSDYGPRRSAVAAAVAAADFEKRSSYAYGKMASSVEEGSASVWTGSRYSTIKRGSGSSKSLPSSLGRPSVTARPSSSRGPGGLSSSGRSLKSVRSLYSPAATDENAVVSGEMDGGSSEATRAEDLAWMARAMREMYGETGEEDHGSKSSHG